A window of Argopecten irradians isolate NY chromosome 14, Ai_NY, whole genome shotgun sequence contains these coding sequences:
- the LOC138306992 gene encoding uncharacterized protein, translating to MYDIVDEEHTDFPDAQLPRSHGTQRQHHRDNTYLQPIYTEPHTNIQPPQVCTNFSLSQRETNTTNGLLDSGFNGYLTPTHKNRRRRCNVKTNTLLYKFLISLLLNVAFIAVFTTSLYDFLNCCTGNSPPNHQPHTQLPQVVSQGYDICFFNQGGRCTGEIPTQGMRAWYANGYSDITHQDDHPTLCCYKKSKAIKQLTYLMLLVKAHNQVRRVCLNCSTQHIARSSDLSTACSIKASEEKLKLIADDYSNNVCHQGGIRVKRTRVHFMYLYLAINCSLHGNNVIKAGVKVQDQLIAETDMKCDTK from the exons ATGTACGACATAGTTGATGAAGAACACACTGATTTTCCAGACGCACAGTTGCCTCGATCCCATGGTACACAACGTCAGCACCATAGGGACAATACATATCTCCAACCCATTTACACCGAACCACATACGAATATACAACCACCACAAGTTTGTACGAATTTTTCATTAAGTCAACGAGAGACAAACACAACAAATGGTTTATTGGACTCCGGCTTCAATGGATACCTCACACCTACACATAAAAACCGACGACGACGTTGCAATGTAAAGACAAATACTCTTCTTTATAAATTCCTGATATCATTATTGCTAAATGTTGCATTTATAGCTGTTTTTACTACGTCGTTATacgatttcttaaattgttgcACTGGAAACTCGCCGCCGAATCATCAACCTCATACACAGCTTCCACAAGTTGTGTCTCAAGGATACGATATATGTTTCTTCAACCAGGGTGGGCGATGTACTGGTGAGATTCCCACACAGGGAATGCGGGCCTGGTATGCAAATGGCTACTCAGACATCACACATCAGGACGACCACCCAACATTGTGCTGTTATAAAAAATCAAAGGCTATTAAGCAGCTTACATATCTT ATGTTGTTAGTAAAAGCCCACAATCAAGTACGGAGAGTATGTCTGAATTGTTCTACACAACATATCGCCCGATCAAGTGACTTATCTACTGCGTGCAGTATTAAAGCTTCAG AGGAGAAGTTGAAACTGATCGCTGATGATTATTCTAACAACGTCTGTCATCAAGGGGGCATACGAGTGAAGAGGACACGAGTACATTTCATGTATCTGTATTTGGCGATAAATTGCAGTCTCCATGGAAATAATGTCATCAAAGCCGGGGTTAAAGTTCAGGATCAACTCATTGCAGAGACTGATATGAAATGTGACACAAAGTAG
- the LOC138307318 gene encoding uncharacterized protein, with product MYDIVDEEHTDFPDAQLPRSHGTQRQHHRDNTYLQPIYTEPHTNIQPPQVCTNFSLSQRETNTTNGLLDSGFNGYLTPTHKNRRRRCNVKTNTLLYKFLISLLLNVAFIAVFTTSLYDFLNCCTGNSPPNHQPHTQLPQVVSQGYDICFFNQGGRCTGEIPTQGMRAWYANGYSDITHQDDHPTLCCYKKSKAIKQLTYLMLLVKAHNKVRRVCLNCSTQHIARSSDLSTACSIKASEEKLKLIVDDYSNNVCHQGGIRVKRTRVHFMYLYLAINCSLHGNNVIKAGVKVQDQLIAETDMKCDTNIGVMTISLFSFRNLEEETVLVPYVSHTKCVQSDTKSNRFEILAV from the exons ATGTACGACATAGTTGATGAAGAACACACTGATTTTCCAGACGCACAGTTGCCTCGATCCCATGGTACACAACGTCAGCACCATAGGGACAATACATATCTCCAACCCATTTACACCGAACCACATACGAATATACAACCACCACAAGTTTGTACGAATTTTTCATTAAGTCAACGAGAGACAAACACAACAAATGGTTTATTGGACTCCGGCTTCAATGGATACCTCACACCTACACATAAAAACCGACGACGACGTTGCAATGTAAAGACAAATACTCTTCTTTATAAATTCCTGATATCATTATTGCTAAATGTTGCATTTATAGCTGTTTTTACTACTTCGTTATacgatttcttaaattgttgcACTGGAAACTCGCCGCCGAATCATCAACCTCATACACAGCTTCCACAAGTTGTGTCTCAAGGATACGATATATGTTTCTTCAACCAAGGTGGGCGATGTACTGGTGAGATTCCCACACAGGGAATGCGGGCCTGGTATGCAAATGGCTACTCAGACATCACACATCAGGACGACCACCCAACATTGTGCTGTTATAAAAAATCAAAGGCTATTAAGCAGCTTACATATCTT ATGTTGTTAGTAAAAGCCCACAACAAAGTACGGAGGGTATGTCTGAATTGTTCTACACAACATATCGCCCGATCAAGTGACTTATCTACTGCGTGCAGTATTAAGGCTTCAG AGGAGAAGTTGAAACTGATCGTTGATGATTATTCTAACAACGTCTGTCATCAAGGGGGCATACGAGTGAAGAGGACACGAGTACATTTCATGTATCTGTATTTGGCGATAAATTGCAGCCTCCATGGAAATAATGTCATCAAAGCCGGGGTTAAAGTTCAGGATCAACTCATTGCAGAGACTGATATGAAATGTGACACAAATATAGGTGTAATGACCATTTCTTTGTTTTCGTTTCGAAACCTAGAAGAGGAGACAGTACTTGTTCCATACGTATCACATACAAAGTGTGTTCAATCCGATACAAAGAGTAATAGATTCGAAATATTAGCTGTATAG